TTCTTCTTCCAGGGAAACAATAAACACGTAGGACTTACCTAAAGGGAGGGCCAAACGCTGCTCATTGCTAAAAAACCTCTGTAAGCGCAAGGCGCAATCCCGGCAACAAGGGCGATCGCAAAACCTCCCTCTCGCCATAGCACGCCACCCTTTCAAATCCCCGCGGCCCTAGAGTAAGCAGTTCAATAACGCGAGACTCAGGGTCCACTAGCCAATATTCCTTAACCCCATAGCGGGCATAGAGGGTGCTTTTGTAAGTCCGGTCACGGCGAGCGGTTGCTGGGGAAAGAATTTCGACAATCAAATCAGGCGCTCCTCGGATTTCGGTTTCCGCAATCATCGAAGCGCGCGCCTTGGCAATAAAAAAGATATCGGGCTGAACGATTTCCCTGCCACTGCCCTGGCCCAACACCACATCCAGGGGAGCACTATAAATCTGGCCTAGATCGCGCTCTTGTACATATTCCCACAGCAGAAACCCCAGATTGCGGGAGAGGCGCTGATGATACTCGCTGGGTGAGGGCACCATCACCAGTTCCCCGTCCAGAAGTTCGTAGCGCCGTATTTCCGACTCGGGTAGACTTTTGTAATCTTCATAACGGAACTTGATCCGGGAATCGGCTCCCAGGCCCATGGCGTTTATCCTCCCTGGCGCTCGTTTGGCAGTACGTGTTTGAATTATAGCAGCGGGCAATATTTCCCAGCGAGAAAAGCGCACCGGTAGAGTATCGGCGCCAAGACTGGCATAATTTGTCCTTGTCTTATAATCTTTGCGCAGATAAAAGAATCTTATTTCTCAATTTTAACCCTTAGATTTTACTGGACTTTAACTGGCTATGCTGATTTTTGAATCCTCACGTCCCGGCCGTCAGGCTCGCGCTCAAGCGCCTAAGCCGACAGCGGCCACTAACGATTTACCGGAACGATTTCTGCGGCAACAGCCGCCGGCCTTGCCCGAGGTCTCGGAAATGGATGTGGTGCGCCACTACACGGGCCTGTCCCAGAAAAACTTTTCCATTGACACCCACTTCTATCCCCTTGGCTCCTGCACCATGAAATATAACCCGCGGGCCTGCCACACCCTGGCCAGCTTGCCGGGTTTTCTGGAGCGCCATCCCGCGACACCAGAAGCCATGAGTCAAGGCTTTCTGGCTTGCCTTTATGAACTGCAAGACATTCTCGCCAAAATGACGGGGATGCAGACCATGAGCCTAGCCCCCATGGCAGGCGCCCAAGGAGAGTTTACTGGGGTCGCCATGATCCGCGCTTACCACGAGGCCAGAGGTGATAAAGAGCGGTGCGAGATGCTGGTGCCGGATGCGGCCCATGGAACCAATCCCGCCACGGCCACCATGTGCGGTTTCCGAGTCCGGGAAATTCCCACCAACCCGGAAGGGGATGTGGATCTAGAAGCACTGCATAAAGCCCTGGGTCCCCAAACGGCAGGCATTATGCTCACCAACCCCTCCACCCTTGGAATATTTGATCGCAACATTCAAGTCATTGCCCAAAGCGTCCATAAGGCGGGCGGGTTACTTTATTACGATGGGGCTAATTTAAACGCTATTCTCGGCAAGGTGAAACCTGGCGACATGGGGTTTGATGTCATCCATCTCAACCTTCATAAAACCTTTTCCACGCCCCATGGCGGTGGTGGCCCTGGGTCTGGTCCAGTGGGAGTGGGCGAAAAATTGCTGCCCTTCC
This sequence is a window from Nitrosococcus oceani ATCC 19707. Protein-coding genes within it:
- a CDS encoding Uma2 family endonuclease, giving the protein MGLGADSRIKFRYEDYKSLPESEIRRYELLDGELVMVPSPSEYHQRLSRNLGFLLWEYVQERDLGQIYSAPLDVVLGQGSGREIVQPDIFFIAKARASMIAETEIRGAPDLIVEILSPATARRDRTYKSTLYARYGVKEYWLVDPESRVIELLTLGPRGFERVACYGEREVLRSPLLPGLRLALTEVF
- the gcvPB gene encoding aminomethyl-transferring glycine dehydrogenase subunit GcvPB, with protein sequence MLIFESSRPGRQARAQAPKPTAATNDLPERFLRQQPPALPEVSEMDVVRHYTGLSQKNFSIDTHFYPLGSCTMKYNPRACHTLASLPGFLERHPATPEAMSQGFLACLYELQDILAKMTGMQTMSLAPMAGAQGEFTGVAMIRAYHEARGDKERCEMLVPDAAHGTNPATATMCGFRVREIPTNPEGDVDLEALHKALGPQTAGIMLTNPSTLGIFDRNIQVIAQSVHKAGGLLYYDGANLNAILGKVKPGDMGFDVIHLNLHKTFSTPHGGGGPGSGPVGVGEKLLPFLPVPRVARAEGGSYRWLTAEDCPQTIGPLSAWMGNAGVLLRAYIYVRLLGLEGMKRVADFSALNANYLAQRMAEAGFDLAYPMRRAGHEFVVTLKRQAKELGVTATDFAKRLLDLGFHAPTIYFPLLVPECLLIEPAETESKQTLDAFVAAMEQIAKEAQENPELLKQAPHTLPARRLDEVKAAKELDLAWKPTPHE